Within Nitrosopumilus sp., the genomic segment AATTTTATCTCTGGTTTCCCCACCATGCTCAAAAGCATTTTGCAGAGACATTTTTCTTATCTCTTTTCTCAATTCTTCATCCATGCTAATCTAACCTGTTGTGTCTATACGCTTCTTTTAACAACAAAATCTAATAATGAAATTAATTCTGATTTTGAAGGACCTGAATACATCGCTAATGATTTTTCAGCTTTTTCTGCATATTTTAGAGCCTGTTTTCTTACATTTTGCTCAATACCTAGGGATCTAATGACTTCAACCGCTTTGCTCAGATCTGTTTTTGAAATTTCTGAATTTCCAAATGCTTTTAGAATGATTTTTTTATCTTTACCTTTTGCTAATTTGATTGCCATTAGAATTGGAAGTGATTTTTTGCCTTCCCTAAGATCATTGCCTACTGGCTTTTTGGTAATTTTAGGATCGCCCATGACCCCAATAAGATCATCAGTGATTTGAAATGCTATTCCTAAATTCCTTCCAAATGATGAAAGATTCGAAATATCTTTTGCCTTACTTGTTGCACAAATTGCTCCCATTGCACAAGATACATCAAACAGTGCAGCCGTTTTTTTACCTATCATTGTAATGTATTCTGCTTGCGATGGTATCTTTTTCTCCTCTGCCATTTTGATATCTAGTAATTGACCTTCACATACATCTACACAAGCTTTTGCAAGTCTTGATACTAGTTGAGTAGTTGCATCTGTTGATAATTTTGAATCTGTGATTACTTGAAATGCTTTTGAAAATAATACATCTCCTGCAAGAATTGCTATTGGCATTCCAAATTTTTTATGAACTGTTGGCACCCCATGTCGCATTTCATCATTATCCATAATGTCGTCATGAACTAATGTAAAATTATGTACCATTTCTACTGCACTTGCTGCAGGCATTGCATTGGAGACTTTTCCTTTTAAAATTTGACAACTTCTAATTACCATATATGGTCTGAGCCTCTTTCCTCCATTCACGATTAGATGCCCTGCAGCATCATAGAGTTTCTTTGGATTTCCTTTTAGTTTTGAATTAAGATATTTGTTGACGGTTTTTGCGTTTTGTTCCATTTGTTTAGTTTTTTTCATTTACTAATCTCCATTTGTCTACTGGTAGATGAACCTTGATTGCCTTTTGTAATTCATCATTAATTTCACTATTCATCCACGTAGATAAGATATTTGCATGCTTTTCAAGCATAGATTTATCCGATTTTTCTAATAATTGGAGGGCAATTAACATCCACGGACAATAAATTTCTGGCTTAATCCTTATTTCTTCAAGTAATTCTTTAGGTGACATCCATTTAATTTCATCAATTTCTCCTTTGATTTCTTTTAGTTCTGTTGATTTGTCTATAATCCCAATTAATGTCCCACAAATTTCATTTTCAGAACCCACATTTTTGTAGGGAACATGATATTCAAATTTATGTAAATAATCTAAAGTACCTGTAATTCCTAATTCTTCAGGCATTCTTCTTTCTCCTGACGAAACATACGTTTCTG encodes:
- a CDS encoding polyprenyl synthetase family protein, encoding MKKTKQMEQNAKTVNKYLNSKLKGNPKKLYDAAGHLIVNGGKRLRPYMVIRSCQILKGKVSNAMPAASAVEMVHNFTLVHDDIMDNDEMRHGVPTVHKKFGMPIAILAGDVLFSKAFQVITDSKLSTDATTQLVSRLAKACVDVCEGQLLDIKMAEEKKIPSQAEYITMIGKKTAALFDVSCAMGAICATSKAKDISNLSSFGRNLGIAFQITDDLIGVMGDPKITKKPVGNDLREGKKSLPILMAIKLAKGKDKKIILKAFGNSEISKTDLSKAVEVIRSLGIEQNVRKQALKYAEKAEKSLAMYSGPSKSELISLLDFVVKRSV
- the idi gene encoding isopentenyl-diphosphate Delta-isomerase, producing the protein MSEEFVILVDENDNPIGKEEKVKCHLPNGKLHRAFTALLFDNEGRLVLTRRAKEKMLWPNDWDGTFASHPRESETYVSSGERRMPEELGITGTLDYLHKFEYHVPYKNVGSENEICGTLIGIIDKSTELKEIKGEIDEIKWMSPKELLEEIRIKPEIYCPWMLIALQLLEKSDKSMLEKHANILSTWMNSEINDELQKAIKVHLPVDKWRLVNEKN